Below is a window of Brachyspira hampsonii DNA.
TGATATATACGGATTTGCTCATATTGCCTTGTCTGTTGGAAGCAAAGAAAAAGTTGACAGCCTAACAAAAGAATTAGAAAGTGACGGATTTAAAATCGCATCATATCCAAGAACTACAGGCGACGGATATTATGAGAGTGTAATACTAGACAATGAAAATAATAAAATAGAGATAACTATATAAAAATTAAGAGGTTATAAAAATGAAAAAATTATATTTTGTATTATTAATGATTTTATCTGTATTATCCATTTCATGTTATGATAAAATAACTCATAAGATAAAAGTTTATCATAATGGCAATATACTTACTATGATAGGCGAAGAACCTTCTTATGCTAGAGCCATTGAAGTGAGAGATAATACAATAATGAAAATAGCATACACAGAAGAAGATGAAAAAAGTATTTTAAATAATGTATATACTGAAGCGGTAGATTTAAAAGGCAAAACTTTAATGCCGGGATTTATAGATTCTCATAGCCATTTAGTGAGATTTGCTCAAGCTCTTACAACAGTAGATTTGACAGGCTCTACTAATATGCTTGAGATTGCTCAAAAAATTACTAATTATATAGAAGTTAATAAATTAAAACCAGATGCTTGGGTAGTTGGTTTCGGATATGATAATAATTTACTTCCGGGCAAAAAAAATCCAAACAGAGATGATTTGGATAAAATTTCAACTACTCACCCAATATTTATAACGCATGCCTCAGGACATGTCGGAGCTATGAACTCAAAGGCATTAGAAGAGTTCGGAGTTAATGAAAATACCCCTGATATACCCGGAGGCGTAATAGAAAGATATCCTGACAGCAGAAAACCTACAGGATATATGGAAGAGGCAGCATTTATGCATTATGCACAGAGTATTAAATTTTCTTTTACAGATGAGGATTTGATGAACTTTATCAATCAGGCAGAAGATGTTTATTTGGGATACGGTATTACAACAGCACAGGATGCATTAATTTCTACGGCAGAATTTCCTCTTATAAATAATATGATAACTAATAACAGATTCAAAATAGATATTATAGGATTTATAGACTTAAAAAATTCTTATTCATTGGCTAAAACTAATAGTGAAATGCTAGGCAATTACAAGAACAGATTTAAAATAGGCGGATATAAAATATTTTTGGACGGTTCTCCTCAAGCAAAAACAGCATGGCTTGAACAGCCTTATGTAAGCGGTCCTGCAAGATACAGAGGATATGGAATATATAGCAACAGCGATGTAGAAAAATTTGTAGAAACTGCATTAGATGATAAAATGCAGCTTCAGGCTCATTGCAATGGAGATGCCGCAGCAGATCAGTATATTAATGCTTTCAGTAATGTTATGATAAAAAGAAATACAACAAATAATTACAGAGCAGTTTTAGTTCATAGCCAAATAATAAGGGAAGAACAGTATACTTCTATGTCAAATTTTAATATAATACCTTCTATATTTGTAGCACATGTTTATTATTGGGGAGATGTTCATTTAGCAAATTTAGGTATGGAAAGAGCTTCTCAAATTAGTGCTTCAAAAACAGCATTAAATAATAATTTAGCATTCACATATCATCAGGACACACCTGTAATAAAACCTAATATGCTTGAAACTATTTGGTGTGCCGTTAATAGGATTACTAAAGATGGCGTATTACTAGGAGAAAATCAAAAAGTTACTCCTTATGAGGCTTTAAAGGCTATAACTATTAATGCAGCTTATCAAAATAAAGAAGAACATTTAAAAGGAACTATAGAAGAAGGTAAATTAGCTGATTTAGTTATATTAAGCGATAATCCTCTAACTTGCGATCCTATGAAAATAAAAGATATAGAAGTGCTTGAAACTATAAAAGAAGGAAAAACTTTGTATACAAAAAAATCTGAATTATAAATTGATTAAATAAAATTAAAATGATAAATTACTGCATTTTTTATAAAAATAAATGCAGTAATTTTTTATATATTATGTTTTTCCAATTCTATAATTTTTCTAATCTTAACAAAATAAATTATGTATATAATCACTGTAGATATTAAAATAGCAATTCCAAATCTTAAAGTTATGTTCAAAAGTGTAACCTCATATACTCCTTTTAAATACAAGATGAAATATGGTATATTGAAAAAAGTATTAACTATAAAAGACTGAAGAAGCATATATTTAATTTGTCCTATAGCGTACAATAAATTAGATATGATATTATAATATGCATAGAATATATAAAAAGGAAAAAGTATCATAATCAATGACATAACAGATTCAAGATTTTGGGCATTCATTATATACTTCATAAAATATTTGTATGTAGGTATCAATGCTATCCATATAATAACACATATAGTTGTAAGAAGAACATAAGGCTTTAAACTTCTGCTATGATCTTTGGATAAATCTGTTTTTATCAATGTGCCTATTTGATTTATAGGAATTAAAAGCCAAGCCCAATAAAAAGAATTTGCAACCCAATAATTACCCTGCTCTCCCACAATATTAATCATTCTCAAAAGCACTATACTATAAATTAAATTTCTATAAAATGATTCAAGTCCTGATATTACATTTAATGAACTTATTTTCTTATTCCACAAAAATTGAAGTTTTATTTTATCAAAAATATTATATCCGCTTTTACTTAATAATATTAAAGCTATTATTACAGAAATTAAATTCGATATTATATTATTATATGCTATACCATTAACACCCAAATTCAAAGATATAGGATATTGAGAAACAAAAAGAATATCAAAAATAATAGTTAAAAACATTTTTATTGTAGTTATTACAAAAATAGATTTATAATTTTCCAAAGCTGTATGAACTATTATCATCAAATTAAACAATACTATAGTGATATTAGCCAAAGACTCTAATCTTATATATGCAGTAGTTTGCTGATAAAGTTCTGTCTGCTGCTTCATAACAGTAACTAAATGACCTGCAAATACATTTATAACAAAAGCCATTATTATATATATAAAAGTTATTATTAATATAGAGCTTCTTACTTTATTGATGAATATATATTTTTCTTCAAATGAATCTTTATCTTTTATTTTACCAAAGAAGAAAAAAAGAGGTGCTATTATAGCTTCCTCAAATACCTCGTATATGATTCCAAGCCACATTTGCTGAGAGGCAATATTTATTCCGCTTGCATTAGGATAACTGTCAAGCAAATATATCCTGAATGTTGAATAAATAGAAGGAATCAGAGCCTGTATCATAAGAACGATAAAAAGTCTGAAATTAATTCTTTTTATTAAATTTATAGACATGATTCATTTCCTAATTTATTTTTTATAGATATGAAATTATAATATATCAACAATATATTTACATCAATATTTTTATTTATAAAATTTTTATAAATAAAATAAAAACTAATATTTATTAATTATTGCTTAATAATAAAAATAGCATATAAAATTTGATTTTTGAGATTTTTTTTACTATACTTGAGTTATCATGCATTACTTAGTTTTCTATGAATCAGCTTATTCTTTAAGCTTCTTTAGAAACAAGTCAAATCATATAACAAATAATAATCTATTACATCAAAATAATTTCTGTTACCAAAGGAGGAATGTTTATGGGAAAAATTTATAACCCAGAAAGTATTCGTAATGTTGCACTTTTAGGACATGTGGGAAGCGGTAAAACTAGTTTGAATGAAGCCTTACTCTATAGAGCTAAATCTATAGATAAAAAAGGTGAAATCGAAAGAGGAACTACAGTCAGTGATTATACAGACGAAGAAATCAAGCAAAAAATGTCCATAAGAACTTCTTTAAGTTTTATAGAATGGAAGGATCATAAAATTAATTTGCTGGACATTCCTGGGTCGGGTGATTTCAGCGGTGAGATTAACCCTGCTTTAAGAGTGGCTGAATCATGTATTGTTGTTATAGATGCAGAATTCGGAATACAAATAGAAACAGAAAAACATTGGCAGATGGCTAATAATTTCAGAAGACCTAGAATAGTATTTATCAATAAAATAGATAAAGAAATGGTTGATCATAAAGCTTTATTAGAAAAAATTGAAAATAACTTTAAAGAACCTCCTGTAGTTCCTATACAAATTCCTATGGGTAATGGTAAAGATTTTAAAGGTATAATAGATGTTATTTATCATAAAGCATATTTCAGAGATGATCATGGAAAAATAGTAGAGGCAGAAATACCTGAAGAATATTATGAAGAGTACAGAGCAACACGCGACAGATTAAAAGAATTAGTATGCGAAGTTGATGACGGACTTATGGAAAGATATTTAGACGGCGGAAAATTTACAGATGAAGAATATATAGAAGCTCTAACAAAATCTATACTTCAATATAAAGTAGTACCTATTCTATTTGGAACTTCTATAAGAGATATAGGTATGGGAGCGGTACTAGATACTATAATAAGATATATGCCTTCGCCTTCTTATGTACCTGTTACAGACGGTACAGACCTTTTAACTAATGAACCTGCAACAAGAAGCATATTAGGTGATGATAATCCTTTCGCTGCATTTGTGTTTAAAACTACTATAGATCAATATGCCGGAAGAATCTCTTTCTTTAAAGTTCGTTCCGGAAGTATAAAAAGCGGCGATGAAATATATAATTCCAGAACAGGTAAAAAAGAAAAAGTATCTCATATATATATGGCTAGAGGAAAAAAACAAATAGAAAGCGACACTATTACAGCAGGAGATATAGGAGTATTAGCAAAACTTTCAGACTGCAGAACAGGCGATACTATAAGTTCTCCGTCTGCCCCATTCCAATTCTTACCTCTTAAAGTCCCTCAGCCTATATACTTTACCGCTATTAAAATACTCAAAAATGATATAAAAGCTCTTGAAGTACTTGATACTATTGCTCAGGAAGATTTAACTTTTCATGTAGAGTATGACAGTGAAACTAAAGAAACTATCAT
It encodes the following:
- a CDS encoding amidohydrolase; amino-acid sequence: MKKLYFVLLMILSVLSISCYDKITHKIKVYHNGNILTMIGEEPSYARAIEVRDNTIMKIAYTEEDEKSILNNVYTEAVDLKGKTLMPGFIDSHSHLVRFAQALTTVDLTGSTNMLEIAQKITNYIEVNKLKPDAWVVGFGYDNNLLPGKKNPNRDDLDKISTTHPIFITHASGHVGAMNSKALEEFGVNENTPDIPGGVIERYPDSRKPTGYMEEAAFMHYAQSIKFSFTDEDLMNFINQAEDVYLGYGITTAQDALISTAEFPLINNMITNNRFKIDIIGFIDLKNSYSLAKTNSEMLGNYKNRFKIGGYKIFLDGSPQAKTAWLEQPYVSGPARYRGYGIYSNSDVEKFVETALDDKMQLQAHCNGDAAADQYINAFSNVMIKRNTTNNYRAVLVHSQIIREEQYTSMSNFNIIPSIFVAHVYYWGDVHLANLGMERASQISASKTALNNNLAFTYHQDTPVIKPNMLETIWCAVNRITKDGVLLGENQKVTPYEALKAITINAAYQNKEEHLKGTIEEGKLADLVILSDNPLTCDPMKIKDIEVLETIKEGKTLYTKKSEL
- a CDS encoding MATE family Na+-driven efflux transporter, yielding MSINLIKRINFRLFIVLMIQALIPSIYSTFRIYLLDSYPNASGINIASQQMWLGIIYEVFEEAIIAPLFFFFGKIKDKDSFEEKYIFINKVRSSILIITFIYIIMAFVINVFAGHLVTVMKQQTELYQQTTAYIRLESLANITIVLFNLMIIVHTALENYKSIFVITTIKMFLTIIFDILFVSQYPISLNLGVNGIAYNNIISNLISVIIALILLSKSGYNIFDKIKLQFLWNKKISSLNVISGLESFYRNLIYSIVLLRMINIVGEQGNYWVANSFYWAWLLIPINQIGTLIKTDLSKDHSRSLKPYVLLTTICVIIWIALIPTYKYFMKYIMNAQNLESVMSLIMILFPFYIFYAYYNIISNLLYAIGQIKYMLLQSFIVNTFFNIPYFILYLKGVYEVTLLNITLRFGIAILISTVIIYIIYFVKIRKIIELEKHNI
- the fusA gene encoding elongation factor G; this translates as MGKIYNPESIRNVALLGHVGSGKTSLNEALLYRAKSIDKKGEIERGTTVSDYTDEEIKQKMSIRTSLSFIEWKDHKINLLDIPGSGDFSGEINPALRVAESCIVVIDAEFGIQIETEKHWQMANNFRRPRIVFINKIDKEMVDHKALLEKIENNFKEPPVVPIQIPMGNGKDFKGIIDVIYHKAYFRDDHGKIVEAEIPEEYYEEYRATRDRLKELVCEVDDGLMERYLDGGKFTDEEYIEALTKSILQYKVVPILFGTSIRDIGMGAVLDTIIRYMPSPSYVPVTDGTDLLTNEPATRSILGDDNPFAAFVFKTTIDQYAGRISFFKVRSGSIKSGDEIYNSRTGKKEKVSHIYMARGKKQIESDTITAGDIGVLAKLSDCRTGDTISSPSAPFQFLPLKVPQPIYFTAIKILKNDIKALEVLDTIAQEDLTFHVEYDSETKETIIKAMGALQVKLALERVVSLTKAEIEQSVPRVAYRETIRKKAQAQYRHKKQSGGSGQFGEVHLEAEPLPRDGGYEFINDIFGGAIPKQYIPGVEKGIQDAMAQGPLGRYPMVDIKVRLFDGKYHDVDSNELSFRIAGSMAAKEAFKNASPVLLEPIMKVTVYVPEEFTGAIMNELTGKRGKILGMEAASNTIQMIKAEVPLSEMLTYSIEMKASTSGRGTFEMEHSHYQELTGPLADKVIEERKALLGSGE